A window of Thermococcus sp. genomic DNA:
GCTCTACTTTACGATAGGGCTCCTCCACCTTGACGGCTTAGCTGACTGGGCCGACGGAATAATGGTCAAGGGCGACCGCGAGAGAAAGATTAAAGCTATGAAGGACCTCAACACGGGTATAGCCGGCGTTTTCGCCGTCGTGATGGTTCTCTTCCTCCAGGTTTACTCGCTTCAACTCGTTCCCTTTTATGCTA
This region includes:
- a CDS encoding adenosylcobinamide-GDP ribazoletransferase, yielding MKNILPFLTRVPLKGDFKRARNELWAFPLITPVSSALSVIILYLKPPLSNVIALLTLYFTIGLLHLDGLADWADGIMVKGDRERKIKAMKDLNTGIAGVFAVVMVLFLQVYSLQLVPFYA